From a single Streptomyces sp. NBC_01264 genomic region:
- the kdpF gene encoding K(+)-transporting ATPase subunit F gives MNAENVVGLLVAVALLGYLVVALVFPERF, from the coding sequence GTGAACGCCGAAAACGTCGTCGGCCTGCTGGTCGCCGTAGCCCTGCTGGGTTACCTCGTCGTCGCCCTCGTCTTCCCGGAGAGGTTCTAG
- a CDS encoding SDR family NAD(P)-dependent oxidoreductase: MSESRTELRTEPRTEPRTEPRTEPGAETRVALITGSSSGIGAGIARRLAAAGIRVVLNSARSESAGKALAAELPDAVYVRGDVADAEDARRIVRTAIDTYGRLDILVNNAGVTRFIPLDDLDAADADAWREIFEVNVVGTWQMVTAATPHLRESGAGSIINVSSVSATRALGSSIPYAVSKAAVNHMTRLLASQLGPAVRVNAIAPGLIDTPWYEGEDQVWESSREWITENTPLRRVGTPEDVAEAALYLVDAAYTTGDVLTVDGGRHVV, from the coding sequence ATGTCCGAGTCCCGAACCGAACTCCGTACCGAGCCACGTACCGAGCCACGTACCGAGCCACGTACCGAGCCCGGTGCCGAGACCCGTGTCGCCCTGATCACCGGCTCCTCCTCCGGCATCGGCGCCGGCATCGCCCGCAGGCTGGCCGCGGCCGGCATCCGCGTGGTCCTGAACTCGGCGCGCAGCGAGAGCGCGGGCAAGGCGCTCGCCGCCGAACTGCCCGACGCGGTCTACGTACGGGGCGACGTCGCGGACGCCGAGGACGCGCGGCGGATCGTCCGGACGGCCATCGACACGTACGGGCGGCTCGACATCCTGGTCAACAACGCGGGCGTCACCCGGTTCATCCCCCTGGACGACCTGGACGCGGCCGACGCCGACGCCTGGCGCGAGATCTTCGAGGTCAACGTCGTCGGCACCTGGCAGATGGTCACCGCCGCCACCCCCCACCTGCGGGAATCCGGCGCGGGCTCGATCATCAACGTCTCCTCGGTCTCCGCGACCCGCGCGCTGGGCAGCTCCATCCCCTACGCCGTCAGCAAGGCCGCGGTGAACCACATGACCCGGCTGCTGGCCTCCCAGCTCGGACCCGCCGTCCGGGTGAACGCGATCGCACCCGGCCTGATCGACACCCCCTGGTACGAGGGCGAGGACCAGGTGTGGGAGAGCTCGCGGGAGTGGATCACCGAGAACACCCCGCTGCGCCGCGTGGGCACCCCCGAGGACGTGGCCGAGGCCGCGCTCTACCTGGTCGACGCCGCCTACACGACCGGCGACGTGCTCACCGTCGACGGCGGCCGGCACGTCGTCTGA
- a CDS encoding aspartate aminotransferase family protein, translating to MNSEADAPATSAKATVKADDRSHVFHSWSAQELIDPLAVAGAEGSYFWDYDGNRFLDFSSALVYTNIGYQHPKVAAAIAEQAGKLCTVAPGFAVDVRSEVARLIAERTPGDLDKIFFTNAGAEAVENAVRMARVHTGRAKVLSAYRSYHGATSTAINLTGDARRFGNDTATAGVVHFWGPFAYRSPFYAATPAEECERALRHLEDTIVFEGPQSIAAIILETVGGAPGVLVHPDGYLAGVRALCDRFGIVFILDEIMVGFGRTGKWFASEHWDVTPDLICFAKGVTSGYVPLGGVAISAAIAETFARRPYPGGLTYSGHVLACAAAVATINVMEEEGTVEQSARTGAELLGPGLAALAERHPSVGEVRGLGTFWALELVRNKETREPLVPYNAAGADNAPMAEFGAALKKAGLWPLLAGNRIHVAPPCNVSAEDVEKGLRIIDEALMVADAHTV from the coding sequence ATGAACTCAGAAGCCGACGCACCCGCCACCTCTGCAAAGGCCACCGTGAAGGCCGACGACCGCAGTCACGTCTTCCACTCCTGGTCGGCCCAAGAGCTCATCGACCCGCTCGCCGTGGCGGGTGCCGAGGGTTCCTACTTCTGGGACTACGACGGCAACCGCTTCCTCGACTTCTCCAGCGCCCTCGTCTACACGAACATCGGCTACCAGCACCCGAAGGTGGCCGCGGCCATCGCCGAGCAGGCCGGCAAGCTCTGCACCGTCGCGCCCGGCTTCGCCGTCGACGTGCGCTCCGAGGTCGCCCGGCTGATCGCCGAGCGCACCCCGGGCGACCTCGACAAGATCTTCTTCACCAACGCCGGCGCCGAGGCCGTGGAGAACGCCGTCCGCATGGCCCGGGTGCACACCGGCCGCGCCAAGGTGCTCTCCGCGTACCGCTCGTACCACGGCGCCACCTCCACCGCGATCAACCTCACCGGGGACGCGCGCCGCTTCGGCAACGACACCGCCACCGCCGGCGTCGTGCACTTCTGGGGGCCCTTCGCCTACCGCTCGCCCTTCTACGCGGCCACCCCCGCCGAGGAGTGCGAGCGCGCGCTGCGCCACCTGGAGGACACCATCGTCTTCGAGGGCCCGCAGTCCATCGCCGCGATCATCCTGGAGACCGTCGGCGGCGCCCCCGGCGTGCTCGTGCACCCCGACGGCTACCTGGCCGGGGTCCGCGCGCTCTGCGACCGCTTCGGCATCGTCTTCATCCTCGACGAGATCATGGTCGGCTTCGGGCGCACCGGTAAGTGGTTCGCCTCCGAGCACTGGGACGTCACACCCGACCTCATCTGCTTCGCCAAGGGCGTCACCAGCGGCTACGTCCCCCTCGGCGGGGTCGCCATCTCGGCCGCCATCGCCGAGACCTTCGCCCGCCGCCCCTACCCGGGCGGGCTGACCTACTCCGGGCACGTGCTGGCCTGCGCCGCCGCCGTCGCGACGATCAACGTCATGGAGGAGGAGGGCACCGTCGAGCAGTCCGCCCGCACGGGCGCGGAACTGCTCGGCCCGGGCCTCGCCGCCCTCGCCGAACGCCACCCGTCCGTCGGGGAGGTCCGCGGGCTCGGCACGTTCTGGGCCCTGGAGCTCGTACGGAACAAGGAGACGCGCGAGCCGCTGGTCCCGTACAACGCCGCGGGCGCGGACAACGCGCCGATGGCCGAGTTCGGGGCGGCCCTGAAGAAGGCCGGCCTGTGGCCGCTGCTCGCCGGGAACCGCATCCACGTCGCGCCGCCCTGCAACGTGTCCGCCGAGGACGTGGAAAAGGGGCTCCGGATCATCGACGAGGCCCTGATGGTGGCCGATGCGCACACGGTCTGA
- the pucL gene encoding factor-independent urate hydroxylase codes for MSKHVLAQNQYGKAENRIVKVTRKGSDGSWHEIRDLNVSVALRGEFRDVHLTGDNANCLPTDTTKNTVYAFSKEHGVASPEAFGILLAKHFVSSQAPIREAQIRVEEYAWERIPVPTRKEQHSFALKGTEVRTAQITYSETTGLQVISGLKDLTVMNSTNSEFHGFIKDKYTTLQEAYDRILATKVTARWAHSALAADDAEYDWDQSYKKVRKNMLEAFAETYSYSLQQTLNQMAERVLDNCPRVNEVRLNLPNKHHFLVDLEPFGLKNDNEVYFAADRMYGLIEGTVHRDGVQPVIATSDWIVA; via the coding sequence ATGAGCAAGCACGTCCTCGCCCAGAACCAGTACGGCAAGGCCGAGAACCGCATCGTCAAGGTCACCCGCAAGGGCAGCGACGGTTCCTGGCACGAGATCCGCGACCTCAACGTCTCCGTCGCGCTGCGCGGCGAGTTCCGCGACGTCCACCTCACCGGTGACAACGCCAACTGCCTCCCCACCGACACCACCAAGAACACGGTGTACGCGTTCTCCAAGGAGCACGGCGTCGCCTCCCCCGAGGCCTTCGGCATCCTGCTCGCCAAGCACTTCGTCTCCTCCCAGGCCCCGATCCGCGAGGCGCAGATCCGCGTCGAGGAGTACGCCTGGGAGCGGATCCCGGTCCCGACGCGCAAGGAGCAGCACTCGTTCGCCCTCAAGGGCACCGAGGTGCGCACCGCGCAGATCACGTACAGCGAGACCACCGGTCTCCAGGTGATCTCGGGTCTGAAGGACCTGACCGTGATGAACTCGACCAACTCCGAGTTCCACGGCTTCATCAAGGACAAGTACACGACGCTGCAGGAGGCGTACGACCGCATCCTGGCGACCAAGGTCACCGCGCGCTGGGCGCACTCGGCCCTCGCCGCCGACGACGCCGAGTACGACTGGGACCAGTCGTACAAGAAGGTCCGCAAGAACATGCTGGAAGCCTTCGCGGAGACCTACTCGTACTCCCTGCAGCAGACCCTGAACCAGATGGCCGAGCGCGTGCTCGACAACTGCCCGCGGGTCAACGAGGTGCGCCTCAACCTCCCCAACAAGCACCACTTCCTCGTCGACCTGGAGCCCTTCGGCCTCAAGAACGACAACGAGGTCTACTTCGCGGCGGACCGCATGTACGGCCTCATCGAGGGCACCGTGCACCGCGACGGCGTGCAGCCGGTGATCGCCACGAGCGACTGGATCGTGGCCTGA
- a CDS encoding histidine phosphatase family protein has product MHPTIVRVRLVTPPLDEAARSHRFPHGDPCPGHEGLRGQDHGAWAGRAMDDVAGEDPEGLRRWMTDTAYAPPGGAESVEALIARVGAHLGALAPGTHRAVTGQGVVRAAVVWALELPAAAFWRLDVRPGSVTALTGRSGRWNLLVGQPEAASG; this is encoded by the coding sequence GTGCACCCCACCATCGTACGAGTCCGGCTCGTGACACCCCCGCTGGACGAAGCGGCGCGCTCCCACCGCTTCCCCCACGGGGATCCGTGCCCCGGGCACGAAGGGCTGCGCGGACAGGACCACGGCGCCTGGGCCGGGCGGGCCATGGACGACGTGGCCGGGGAGGACCCCGAGGGGCTGCGGCGGTGGATGACCGACACCGCCTACGCGCCCCCGGGCGGCGCGGAGTCGGTGGAGGCGCTGATCGCGCGGGTCGGCGCACACCTGGGCGCGCTGGCGCCGGGGACGCACCGGGCGGTGACCGGGCAGGGCGTCGTACGGGCGGCCGTGGTGTGGGCCCTGGAGCTGCCGGCGGCCGCCTTCTGGCGGCTCGACGTACGGCCCGGGTCGGTGACGGCGCTGACGGGCCGCTCCGGGCGCTGGAACCTGCTCGTGGGGCAGCCGGAGGCCGCTTCCGGGTGA
- a CDS encoding phytase, which translates to MTIRSAARASVLALCTALAASVALPAQASSIAAVRPTAETAPLYDDAAGGDANADDPSIWRNAADPGRSLVIATAKQGGLRVYDLEARQVQSLPAPAGPGADDAPGRFNNVDLVSGLRLGGGRADVAVVSDRGNDRLRIYRIDRNRPGGPLTDVTDPAARPVFSADQAEINEQKTAYGLATWTDRRTGRSYAAVSQRNRTRIALLELIATPAGTVGYRQVRTLDLPSSFRLPNGAAWTPCLEPGELPQVEGMVVDPADGTLYAGQEDVGIWRIDAGLTGTPKLIDKVREYGVPGTYDEETEECAPGADPGYGGKRLKADVEGLTLVTEAGGDGYLLASSQGDDTFVAYDREREDHNEFEGAFRITAASATLDGSEVCDGAAALNAPLGKRYPRGLLVVQDGRETPGDGDREATGFKFVDLGQVIDAIG; encoded by the coding sequence TTGACCATACGTTCGGCCGCCCGCGCCTCCGTACTCGCGCTGTGTACCGCACTCGCCGCGTCCGTCGCGCTCCCGGCACAAGCCTCCTCGATCGCCGCCGTCCGGCCCACGGCCGAGACCGCGCCGCTGTACGACGACGCGGCCGGCGGCGACGCCAACGCGGATGACCCGTCGATCTGGCGCAACGCCGCCGACCCGGGCCGCAGCCTGGTGATCGCGACCGCCAAGCAGGGGGGCTTGCGGGTCTACGACCTGGAGGCCCGGCAGGTGCAGTCGCTGCCCGCCCCGGCCGGACCGGGCGCCGACGACGCACCCGGCCGCTTCAACAACGTCGACCTGGTCAGCGGCCTGCGCCTGGGCGGCGGGCGCGCCGATGTCGCGGTGGTCAGCGACCGGGGCAACGACCGGCTGCGGATCTACCGCATCGACCGGAACCGGCCCGGCGGCCCGCTCACCGACGTCACCGACCCGGCGGCGCGCCCGGTGTTCTCCGCCGACCAGGCCGAGATCAACGAGCAGAAGACCGCGTACGGCCTCGCCACCTGGACGGACCGCAGGACCGGCCGGTCCTACGCGGCGGTCAGCCAGCGCAACCGCACCCGGATCGCCCTCCTGGAGCTGATCGCCACGCCCGCCGGCACGGTCGGCTACCGCCAGGTCCGCACGCTCGACCTGCCGTCCTCCTTCCGCCTGCCGAACGGCGCCGCCTGGACGCCCTGTCTCGAGCCGGGCGAGCTGCCGCAGGTCGAGGGCATGGTCGTCGACCCCGCGGACGGCACCCTGTACGCGGGGCAGGAGGACGTCGGGATCTGGCGCATCGACGCGGGCCTCACCGGCACGCCGAAGCTGATCGACAAGGTGCGCGAGTACGGCGTGCCCGGCACCTACGACGAGGAGACCGAGGAGTGCGCGCCCGGCGCCGATCCCGGCTACGGCGGCAAGCGCCTGAAGGCCGACGTCGAGGGCCTGACCCTGGTCACCGAAGCCGGCGGCGACGGCTACCTGCTCGCCTCCAGCCAGGGCGACGACACCTTCGTCGCCTACGACCGCGAGCGCGAGGACCACAACGAGTTCGAGGGCGCCTTCCGCATCACCGCGGCCTCCGCCACCCTCGACGGCTCCGAGGTGTGTGACGGGGCCGCGGCCCTCAACGCCCCCCTCGGCAAGCGCTACCCCCGCGGCCTGCTCGTCGTCCAGGACGGCCGGGAGACCCCCGGGGACGGCGACCGCGAGGCGACCGGCTTCAAGTTCGTCGACCTGGGACAGGTGATCGACGCCATCGGCTGA
- a CDS encoding CbtB domain-containing protein, producing the protein MANSAVPTTATPLAVAPISLTALAPWALFAGVLMLVLLYLVGAEQGATAIFEGDTIHEWMHDGRHLLGFPCH; encoded by the coding sequence ATGGCCAACTCCGCCGTGCCCACGACTGCCACCCCCCTGGCCGTCGCACCCATCTCCCTCACCGCTCTGGCCCCTTGGGCGCTGTTCGCCGGTGTCCTGATGCTGGTCCTGCTCTACCTCGTCGGCGCCGAGCAGGGCGCCACCGCGATCTTCGAAGGCGACACCATCCACGAGTGGATGCACGACGGTCGCCACCTCCTCGGCTTCCCCTGCCACTGA
- a CDS encoding CbtA family protein produces the protein MNTISPRVLLVRGMLAGLLAGIAAFLVAYLLGESQVDAAIAIEEAGAHDHHGDAEAAPVSRALQATAGLGTGTLLYGIALGGIAALVYCYALGRIGRFGPRATALLVSGGLFVTVSLVPFFKYPANPPAVGDPETTVQRTTLYVLMLALGLLLAAAALILGRRLAPGLGNLDASVVASLAFVAAVGVAYALLPGINEVPEGFPAALVWQFRLASLAIQAAMWSTFGLAFGFLAERALVPAAAPKEAVQPAS, from the coding sequence ATGAACACCATCTCCCCCCGCGTGCTCCTCGTCCGGGGCATGCTCGCCGGCCTGCTGGCGGGCATCGCCGCGTTCCTCGTCGCGTACCTCCTGGGCGAGTCCCAGGTCGACGCGGCGATCGCCATCGAGGAAGCCGGAGCCCACGACCACCACGGTGACGCCGAGGCGGCCCCGGTCAGCCGGGCGCTCCAGGCCACGGCCGGCCTGGGCACCGGAACCCTGCTCTACGGCATCGCGCTCGGCGGCATCGCCGCGCTCGTCTACTGCTACGCCCTGGGCCGGATCGGCCGCTTCGGCCCCCGGGCCACGGCGCTGCTGGTGTCCGGCGGTCTGTTCGTCACCGTCTCCCTGGTGCCGTTCTTCAAGTACCCCGCCAATCCGCCGGCCGTCGGAGACCCCGAGACCACGGTCCAGCGGACCACCCTCTACGTCCTGATGCTCGCGCTCGGCCTGCTGCTCGCGGCGGCCGCGCTGATCCTGGGCCGGCGCCTCGCGCCGGGCCTGGGCAACTTGGACGCCTCGGTCGTCGCCTCGCTCGCCTTCGTGGCGGCCGTCGGCGTGGCCTACGCGCTGCTGCCGGGCATCAACGAGGTGCCGGAGGGCTTCCCGGCGGCGCTCGTCTGGCAGTTCCGGCTCGCCTCGCTCGCCATCCAGGCCGCGATGTGGAGCACTTTCGGCCTGGCTTTCGGATTTCTTGCCGAACGGGCCCTTGTCCCCGCCGCCGCTCCCAAGGAGGCTGTACAGCCTGCGAGTTGA
- a CDS encoding alpha/beta hydrolase, translating into MTTYRSKTALVALCVTAVAATLTGAAGATATAAVRDAATATPPALAWAACAHPGHLDGQQCAKLSVPLDYADPAGPQVDLAVSRLPSTRPAARRGTLAVVPGGPGGSGVQRLSQKGAALAGQLAGAYDLVALDPRGVGGSVTAGCGLDAADRRLTTLRSWPGADGGIAENAERSRRVAEACAANGGAVLRSFTTANQARDMDRFREALGERRLSVWAVSYGTYVTAVYAQKFPQRTDRLVLDSSGDPDPKRVARGWLANMAQGADDRFPDFAAWAVDPARAGEGLRIAEHPDDVKPLFLALAEKLDRSPKPSNVPGLPLTGTMLRQALQTALYGDAQFPAFARLVREARDPKAVPQLPQELAAVLPDSDAALMVGVICNDVAWPKNVSSYERAVAADRAAHPLTAGMPANVTPCAFWKDAPAERPTRITDRGPSNILMVQNLRDPSTPYAASLKMREALGPRARLLTVDHGGHGVYLGNGNACSDRTVTAYLTTGERPARDSVCPS; encoded by the coding sequence ATGACCACTTACCGCAGCAAGACCGCACTCGTCGCACTCTGCGTCACGGCCGTGGCGGCCACCCTGACCGGCGCCGCCGGTGCCACGGCCACGGCTGCCGTCCGCGACGCCGCGACGGCCACCCCGCCCGCCCTGGCCTGGGCGGCGTGCGCCCACCCGGGGCACCTCGACGGCCAGCAGTGCGCGAAGCTGTCCGTCCCCCTCGACTACGCCGACCCGGCCGGTCCGCAGGTCGACCTAGCCGTGTCCCGGCTGCCGAGCACCCGTCCCGCCGCCCGGCGCGGGACGCTGGCCGTGGTGCCCGGCGGCCCGGGCGGCTCGGGCGTGCAGCGACTCTCGCAGAAGGGGGCCGCACTGGCGGGACAGCTGGCCGGGGCGTACGACCTCGTGGCGCTCGACCCGCGCGGGGTCGGCGGCAGCGTCACCGCCGGGTGCGGCCTGGACGCGGCCGACCGGCGGCTGACGACCCTGCGGTCCTGGCCCGGCGCCGACGGGGGGATCGCGGAGAACGCCGAGCGCTCCCGCCGGGTGGCCGAGGCCTGCGCCGCGAACGGCGGCGCGGTCCTGCGCAGTTTCACCACCGCGAACCAGGCGCGCGACATGGACCGCTTCCGGGAAGCACTCGGCGAGCGCAGGCTTTCGGTCTGGGCCGTCTCCTACGGGACCTACGTGACGGCGGTGTACGCGCAGAAGTTCCCGCAGCGCACCGACCGCCTGGTGCTGGACAGCAGCGGGGACCCCGACCCGAAGCGGGTCGCCCGCGGCTGGCTCGCGAACATGGCCCAGGGCGCCGACGACCGCTTCCCCGACTTCGCGGCCTGGGCGGTGGACCCGGCGCGGGCGGGGGAGGGGCTGCGGATCGCCGAACACCCGGACGACGTAAAGCCGTTGTTCCTGGCGCTGGCCGAAAAGCTGGACCGTTCCCCGAAGCCCTCGAACGTCCCCGGCCTGCCGCTCACCGGCACGATGCTGCGCCAGGCCCTGCAGACCGCCCTCTACGGGGACGCCCAGTTCCCCGCCTTCGCCCGACTGGTCCGCGAGGCCCGGGACCCCAAGGCGGTCCCGCAGCTGCCCCAGGAGCTCGCCGCGGTGCTGCCCGACTCGGACGCGGCGCTGATGGTGGGCGTCATCTGCAACGACGTGGCCTGGCCGAAGAACGTCTCCTCGTACGAGCGGGCGGTGGCCGCGGACCGGGCCGCGCACCCCCTGACCGCCGGAATGCCGGCGAACGTCACCCCGTGCGCCTTCTGGAAGGACGCCCCCGCCGAACGCCCCACCCGCATCACCGACCGGGGTCCCTCGAACATCCTGATGGTCCAGAACCTCCGCGACCCGTCGACCCCGTACGCCGCCTCGCTGAAGATGCGCGAAGCCCTCGGCCCGCGCGCCCGGCTGCTCACCGTCGACCACGGCGGCCACGGGGTCTACCTGGGCAACGGCAACGCCTGCTCCGACCGCACCGTGACCGCGTACCTCACGACGGGGGAGCGTCCCGCGCGGGACTCGGTGTGCCCGTCCTGA